One window from the genome of Prosthecobacter sp. SYSU 5D2 encodes:
- a CDS encoding glycine C-acetyltransferase → MKSYSRFQSHLTDQLVAVREAGTYKKERTLTTPQGTSVQADGGREVINLCANNYLGLAQHPQVRQAAHDALDKWGYGLASVRFICGTQEVHKELEASLSDFLGTEDTLLYGSCFDANGGLFETLLGAEDAVISDELNHASIIDGVRLCKAARYRYKNNDMADLEARLQEATDKGARFKLIATDGVFSMDGYIANLKAICDLADKYDALVMVDDSHAVGFMGAHGRGTHEHCGVMGRVDILTGTLGKALGGASGGYTSGRKEIIEWLRQRSRPYLFSNTLAPVIAGASIAALDLLKSSTSLRDQLETNTRFFRAAMTEAGFNLLPGEHPIVPIMLGDASLAAKFAEAMLQHGVYVIGFSYPVVPQGKARIRTQISAAHTMLELDAAVKAFIEVKRELGV, encoded by the coding sequence ATGAAATCCTACTCGCGCTTCCAATCCCATCTCACCGACCAGCTAGTCGCCGTTCGTGAAGCCGGGACCTATAAAAAAGAGCGCACGCTGACGACGCCCCAGGGCACCAGTGTGCAGGCGGATGGCGGGCGGGAGGTGATCAATCTTTGCGCCAATAACTACCTCGGTCTGGCCCAGCATCCACAGGTCCGGCAAGCGGCCCATGACGCCCTGGACAAATGGGGCTACGGCCTGGCCAGCGTGCGTTTTATCTGCGGCACCCAGGAAGTGCATAAAGAACTCGAAGCCAGCCTCAGCGACTTTCTCGGCACGGAGGACACTCTCCTCTACGGCTCCTGCTTCGATGCCAACGGAGGATTGTTTGAAACCTTGTTAGGCGCTGAGGATGCCGTTATCAGCGATGAACTGAACCACGCCTCCATCATAGACGGCGTACGCCTGTGCAAAGCCGCGCGTTATCGTTACAAAAACAATGACATGGCCGATCTGGAAGCCCGCCTGCAGGAAGCCACGGACAAAGGCGCACGCTTCAAGCTCATCGCCACGGATGGTGTCTTCTCCATGGACGGCTACATAGCCAATCTGAAAGCCATTTGCGACCTGGCAGACAAGTACGATGCCCTGGTCATGGTGGATGATTCCCATGCGGTCGGCTTCATGGGGGCCCATGGCCGAGGCACGCATGAGCATTGCGGCGTCATGGGCCGCGTGGACATCCTCACCGGCACGCTGGGCAAGGCCCTCGGAGGAGCCAGCGGCGGTTACACCAGCGGACGAAAAGAGATCATTGAATGGCTGCGCCAGCGATCACGCCCCTATCTTTTTTCCAACACACTTGCCCCCGTTATCGCAGGCGCTTCCATTGCCGCACTGGACCTGTTAAAAAGCTCCACCTCCCTGCGTGACCAGCTCGAAACCAACACCCGCTTTTTCCGCGCAGCCATGACCGAGGCCGGATTCAATCTGCTGCCCGGTGAGCACCCCATCGTGCCCATCATGCTGGGCGATGCTTCACTGGCCGCCAAGTTCGCCGAGGCCATGCTGCAACATGGCGTCTATGTCATCGGTTTCAGCTATCCCGTCGTGCCCCAGGGCAAGGCCCGCATCCGCACCCAAATCAGCGCGGCTCATACTATGCTTGAGCTGGATGCAGCCGTGAAAGCCTTCATCGAAGTGAAGCGTGAACTAGGCGTTTAA
- a CDS encoding autotransporter-associated beta strand repeat-containing protein yields the protein MTASPQPLHRLVVSLCLAILLTIQGQAAPFFWDAEPGTLLNQNGNGTWISGGNAADSNWTGSAGGSNTPWTNGSHTANLGATTGYDNDGVGGSITLGENITTNRIDKSSRAGAYIIDPGTGFSLTLTGSNPGFGNNNSSAAAALTINASVDAGTSELLKFNNGTVILAADNTWSGGTRITTNATSGTNSVLQIGNGGTTGTLGSGNVTFATSHASPVSAQTVLALNRSDTVTLTQNLVSGTTDPNKGILRQAGTGTLIVASENTAFTGAAQVTAGTLQIGDGATSGALATATGISISSGATLRFDRTDATSFSTPVTGAGRLQKAGTGTLTLSGAAHTYSGGTVIEAGVLQIANDNALPTSTTVTFSGPGTLDLNGFEQTVGNLSVADNVTGTVIGTGSTLTAGAANMVIGGVAGGSSASLDMSGLDTFVFNGPTRSLSVGGTYVSSAGAALFTSGTLRLAQSNLITAASVNIGNVNSGGGNHENTGTLLLGQTNSITAATLNIGAEFKNQGFVYFADGITGGTVTLRGTNPDERMNILISRHDSNGVTVDESYFDSRGGTLDALVGTLTLGVTSNRSRSALGRFSIGLGTLDATTIILGQRLSSAGSTGGAGASPTGTLELDGGLILARTILFADKRDAGVPGTVTGIFNFLSGTLRAETLQGGAGTEGVSRLLNWTSGTIQPYDASGDLTINDITFQLMGTGDRLFQIGEDRTITLNAAINNGPTAPAVAFTKQGAGTLLVGSSGSTHTGSIDLQEGILRTTTNEVLSNGAVVSFTGSATLDLQSFSETVSSLTVAAGQTATVLSANGSLTLSSGPNWVIGASVANTSTILDMSGLGSFIFDSSTADIHLGSQGNLVNNSVTVFLAAGSNQVTAKSFGIATLTAGATGGQNIGTVYLGQTNEINASNLIIGGLKSLTRLEFADGITGGSLKIRATDGTARATWLIGRGQSSPVGTDATVDLSSGSIDALIGTLTIGQNDNNGTQGSNTTGSLTVSAGTLDATSIILGTLTSTSTSATYRADGTLTLNGPGSIKAGTLTLSQRTSTGAGFANGTFNLLGGTLQAATIQRGTAPKGDAIFNWEAGTLENYDSTTGLTITGLDLRLSGSGARTFSVTPGRTTTVNSAIVDGSSPGPLAFTKTGTGTLLLNSASTYTGQTTIQEGILLAANSSGSATGAGSILIQANGTLAGSGRLAPQGTASLLNEGTLKAGTPGSLTASSLTLALDATTGGLTSTGSLSFSLFTNAGDNSAISTAADRLLITGAEATDISLSSILHLSLGQGSTLVSEDFSEGDRWLLVDWSSIVTGLPGVNFTAIQTEGITLPTDLKWTYEFNQTGLYAVVTIIPEPGRMALLGLGLGLVFLRRKRQH from the coding sequence ATGACGGCTTCCCCCCAACCGCTTCATCGTCTTGTCGTATCTTTATGTCTGGCCATCCTGCTCACCATCCAGGGCCAGGCCGCGCCTTTCTTTTGGGATGCAGAGCCCGGCACCTTGCTCAATCAGAACGGCAACGGCACCTGGATTTCCGGTGGCAATGCCGCTGATTCCAACTGGACCGGCAGTGCCGGCGGCAGCAACACCCCCTGGACCAATGGCAGCCACACGGCCAACCTGGGAGCCACCACGGGCTACGATAACGACGGGGTGGGCGGCAGCATCACCCTGGGTGAAAACATCACCACCAACCGCATTGACAAAAGCAGCCGCGCCGGTGCCTACATCATTGATCCCGGCACCGGTTTTAGCCTCACCCTGACCGGATCCAATCCGGGCTTCGGGAATAACAACAGCAGTGCCGCCGCCGCCCTGACCATCAACGCATCTGTGGATGCCGGCACCTCTGAACTGCTCAAGTTTAACAACGGCACCGTGATTCTCGCCGCCGACAACACCTGGTCTGGCGGCACCCGTATCACGACCAATGCCACGTCAGGAACCAACAGCGTTTTGCAAATCGGCAATGGAGGCACCACTGGCACCCTCGGCAGCGGCAACGTCACCTTTGCCACCAGCCACGCCTCCCCCGTCAGCGCCCAAACCGTCCTCGCCCTTAATCGTAGCGATACGGTCACCCTCACCCAAAATCTTGTCAGCGGCACCACCGATCCCAACAAAGGCATCCTGCGCCAGGCAGGCACCGGCACGCTCATCGTCGCCAGTGAAAACACCGCCTTCACCGGTGCCGCGCAGGTCACCGCAGGCACGCTGCAAATCGGCGACGGAGCCACCAGCGGAGCCCTGGCCACGGCCACCGGCATCAGCATCTCCAGCGGAGCTACCCTGCGCTTTGACCGCACGGATGCCACCAGCTTCAGCACCCCCGTCACCGGTGCAGGCCGCCTGCAGAAGGCCGGCACCGGCACCCTGACCCTTTCCGGCGCAGCGCACACCTACAGCGGAGGCACCGTCATCGAAGCAGGCGTCCTTCAGATCGCCAATGACAACGCCCTGCCCACATCTACCACCGTAACCTTCTCGGGTCCTGGCACCCTGGATCTCAATGGCTTCGAACAGACCGTGGGCAACCTTTCCGTGGCAGACAATGTCACCGGCACAGTCATCGGCACAGGCAGCACCCTCACCGCAGGCGCGGCCAACATGGTCATCGGCGGCGTGGCAGGCGGCAGCAGCGCCAGCCTGGACATGTCCGGGCTGGACACCTTTGTCTTCAATGGTCCCACACGCAGTCTGTCCGTCGGCGGCACTTATGTCTCCAGTGCGGGTGCGGCGCTTTTCACCAGCGGCACGCTTCGCCTGGCACAAAGCAACCTCATCACAGCTGCCTCCGTCAACATTGGCAACGTCAACTCCGGCGGTGGCAACCATGAAAATACCGGCACCCTCCTGCTGGGTCAGACAAACAGCATCACCGCTGCTACCCTCAACATTGGCGCGGAGTTTAAAAACCAGGGCTTCGTTTACTTTGCCGATGGCATCACCGGCGGCACCGTCACCCTGCGCGGCACCAATCCCGACGAGCGGATGAACATCCTCATCAGCAGGCACGACTCCAATGGCGTCACCGTGGATGAAAGTTACTTCGACAGCCGCGGCGGCACCCTGGATGCCCTGGTAGGCACCCTCACCCTCGGTGTCACCAGCAACCGCTCCCGCTCCGCCCTGGGTCGTTTCAGCATCGGCCTCGGCACCCTGGATGCCACCACCATCATTCTCGGCCAGCGACTCAGCAGCGCAGGCAGCACAGGTGGAGCTGGTGCCAGCCCTACGGGTACGCTTGAACTGGACGGCGGACTCATCCTCGCCCGCACCATCCTTTTTGCCGACAAACGTGACGCAGGTGTCCCCGGCACCGTCACCGGCATCTTCAATTTTCTCAGCGGCACCCTGCGTGCAGAGACCCTGCAAGGCGGCGCGGGGACCGAAGGCGTGAGCCGTCTGCTCAACTGGACCTCCGGCACCATCCAGCCCTATGATGCCTCCGGTGACCTCACCATCAATGACATCACCTTTCAGCTCATGGGCACCGGTGACCGCCTGTTCCAGATCGGCGAAGACCGCACCATCACCCTGAATGCGGCCATCAACAACGGCCCCACCGCCCCTGCCGTGGCCTTTACCAAACAAGGCGCAGGCACCCTCCTCGTGGGCAGTTCTGGCAGCACCCATACCGGCAGCATTGACCTCCAGGAAGGCATTCTCCGCACCACCACTAATGAAGTGCTCTCCAACGGAGCCGTGGTCAGCTTCACCGGCAGCGCCACCCTGGATCTTCAGAGCTTCAGCGAGACCGTCTCCTCCCTCACCGTCGCCGCCGGTCAGACCGCCACCGTTCTGAGCGCCAATGGCAGCCTCACCCTCAGCAGCGGTCCCAACTGGGTCATTGGCGCCTCCGTTGCCAATACGTCCACGATCCTGGACATGTCCGGTCTCGGCAGCTTCATCTTCGACAGCAGCACGGCCGACATCCACCTCGGTTCACAGGGCAATTTGGTTAACAATAGCGTCACCGTTTTCCTGGCCGCAGGCAGCAACCAGGTCACCGCCAAGTCCTTCGGCATCGCCACCCTGACCGCTGGTGCCACGGGCGGGCAAAACATCGGTACTGTTTACCTGGGCCAGACCAACGAGATCAATGCCAGCAACCTCATCATCGGCGGTTTGAAAAGCCTCACCCGGCTGGAGTTTGCTGACGGAATCACCGGTGGCAGCCTGAAAATCCGTGCCACGGATGGCACCGCGCGTGCCACCTGGCTCATTGGCCGCGGACAGAGCAGCCCTGTGGGCACCGATGCTACCGTGGACCTCAGTTCGGGGAGTATTGATGCCCTCATTGGCACCCTTACCATCGGCCAGAATGATAACAACGGCACCCAAGGTTCCAACACCACCGGCAGCCTGACCGTCAGCGCAGGCACCCTGGATGCCACCAGCATCATCCTCGGCACCCTGACCTCCACCTCCACATCCGCCACTTACCGGGCGGATGGCACCCTGACCCTAAATGGACCCGGCAGCATCAAAGCCGGCACCCTCACGCTCTCTCAACGCACCAGCACCGGCGCAGGCTTTGCCAATGGCACTTTCAACCTCCTCGGCGGCACCCTCCAGGCGGCCACCATCCAGCGCGGCACCGCCCCCAAAGGCGATGCCATCTTTAACTGGGAAGCCGGCACCCTGGAAAACTACGACAGTACAACCGGCCTCACCATCACCGGACTGGACCTCCGCCTCAGCGGCAGCGGCGCCCGCACCTTCAGCGTCACCCCCGGTCGCACCACCACCGTCAATTCCGCCATTGTGGATGGCAGCAGCCCCGGCCCCCTGGCCTTCACCAAAACCGGCACCGGCACACTGCTGCTGAACTCCGCCAGCACCTACACCGGCCAGACCACCATTCAGGAAGGCATCCTCCTCGCCGCCAACAGCAGCGGCTCCGCCACGGGCGCAGGCAGCATCCTCATCCAGGCCAATGGCACCCTGGCAGGCAGCGGTCGCCTGGCCCCGCAAGGCACCGCCTCCCTGCTCAATGAAGGCACACTGAAAGCAGGCACCCCCGGCAGCCTCACGGCCAGCAGCCTAACGCTGGCTCTGGATGCCACCACGGGCGGCCTCACCTCCACCGGCAGCCTTTCCTTCAGCCTTTTCACCAATGCGGGTGATAACAGCGCCATCTCCACCGCCGCCGACCGCCTCCTCATCACCGGAGCCGAGGCCACAGACATCTCCCTCAGCAGTATCTTGCACCTCAGTTTGGGCCAGGGCAGCACGCTGGTTTCCGAAGACTTCAGCGAAGGCGACCGCTGGCTGCTTGTGGACTGGAGCAGCATTGTCACCGGTCTGCCCGGTGTGAACTTCACGGCCATCCAGACTGAAGGCATCACTCTGCCCACCGATTTGAAATGGACCTATGAGTTCAATCAAACCGGCCTCTATGCCGTCGTCACCATCATTCCGGAGCCTGGCCGCATGGCCCTGCTCGGCCTGGGCCTTGGCCTGGTCTTCCTGCGGCGCAAACGCCAGCATTGA
- a CDS encoding ammonium transporter, whose amino-acid sequence MIKRSLLTALAGLACLALTTIPVQAQNGIETRLDTIIQKLDASQTTLNEVASKVGAEPLATAPAAATADVGTVAKAEVEALQVNINYVWIILSGALVFMMQAGFAMVELGFSRAKNSINIIMKNFLDFSIATLVFMFLGFGLMFGTSWDGWIGTDSFWLSGHPGDDSLWSFWFFQVVFAGTACTIVSGAMAERTKFIGYLVYAGILSGFIYPLTGHWAWGSFGGSFGVGGEPGWLEAMGFVDFAGSTVVHACGGACALAGILVVGARHGRFGKDGSSRLIAGHNIPLAALGVFILWFGWFGFNGGSTLIANASIGRIVVNTTVAPAAGAIAAMISMWFVQGRPDVGITLNGALGGLVGITACCASITPGSALIVGIVAGLLTTVATIGLERMCIDDAVGAVPVHLVNGWWGTLSVSLFDEAGFDAQKFGVQALGTFAISGTAFVLCFAIFKLVDLTVGLRATDTEQIDGLDFSEHSANAYPDFQTTEQA is encoded by the coding sequence ATGATCAAGCGCTCCCTCCTGACGGCCCTTGCTGGCCTCGCCTGCCTGGCTTTAACGACGATCCCGGTTCAAGCCCAGAACGGCATTGAAACGAGGCTGGACACCATCATCCAAAAGCTGGACGCAAGCCAGACGACGCTGAATGAAGTGGCCAGCAAGGTGGGCGCTGAACCGCTCGCGACGGCACCTGCTGCCGCAACAGCGGATGTGGGAACCGTGGCCAAAGCCGAGGTCGAGGCTCTTCAGGTGAACATCAACTATGTGTGGATCATCCTGAGCGGGGCGCTGGTCTTCATGATGCAGGCCGGATTTGCGATGGTGGAGCTGGGTTTTTCCAGGGCCAAAAACAGCATCAACATCATCATGAAAAACTTTCTGGATTTTAGCATCGCCACACTGGTGTTCATGTTCCTGGGGTTCGGCCTGATGTTTGGCACCTCCTGGGACGGCTGGATCGGCACGGACAGCTTCTGGCTGTCGGGGCATCCGGGGGATGACAGCCTTTGGAGCTTCTGGTTCTTCCAGGTGGTCTTTGCGGGCACGGCCTGCACCATCGTCTCCGGGGCCATGGCGGAACGGACCAAGTTCATCGGGTATCTGGTGTATGCGGGGATTCTCTCGGGATTCATTTATCCCCTGACCGGGCATTGGGCCTGGGGCAGCTTTGGCGGCAGCTTTGGTGTGGGCGGGGAGCCGGGCTGGCTGGAGGCGATGGGTTTTGTGGACTTTGCAGGCTCTACCGTGGTGCATGCCTGCGGCGGTGCGTGTGCGCTGGCGGGCATTCTGGTGGTGGGGGCCAGGCACGGCCGGTTTGGCAAAGACGGTTCTTCCCGCCTCATCGCCGGGCATAACATTCCGCTGGCAGCGCTGGGGGTGTTTATTCTGTGGTTCGGCTGGTTTGGCTTTAATGGCGGATCCACACTGATCGCCAATGCGAGCATTGGCCGCATCGTGGTGAACACGACAGTGGCTCCGGCCGCGGGGGCGATCGCGGCGATGATCTCCATGTGGTTTGTTCAAGGGCGGCCGGATGTGGGCATCACGCTCAACGGAGCGTTGGGTGGGCTGGTGGGCATCACCGCCTGCTGTGCAAGCATCACCCCAGGCTCGGCATTGATCGTCGGTATTGTGGCTGGTCTGCTGACCACCGTGGCGACCATCGGCCTGGAACGGATGTGCATTGATGATGCGGTAGGGGCGGTGCCCGTGCATCTGGTGAACGGCTGGTGGGGGACGCTGTCGGTCTCGCTTTTTGACGAAGCGGGGTTTGATGCACAGAAGTTTGGGGTGCAGGCGCTGGGCACCTTCGCCATCAGCGGGACGGCCTTTGTTTTGTGCTTCGCCATCTTCAAACTGGTGGACCTGACCGTCGGGCTTCGGGCCACGGATACGGAGCAGATTGACGGTCTGGACTTCTCCGAACACTCGGCAAACGCCTACCCTGACTTCCAGACAACGGAGCAGGCGTGA
- a CDS encoding SDR family oxidoreductase, giving the protein MSSIFELFSLQNKTAVVIGGTGELCGAIAQGYASAGAEVVLVGRDPAKAEKRLEAIHAAGGQGYFVSADASRKSDLQLLLDQVLERSGGCHILVNGAGVNSATPFLDIPEEEYDRIMGINTKGVFLACQVFGKYFVENKVEASIINLGSMSGLLPLSRVFTYSMSKGAVHNLSKNLAREWAPLGIRVNTLVPGFFPAEQNKKVLTPDRVAKIMGHTPMNRFGAANELVGAALLLAANGAGSFLTGQEMVVDGGYSSMTI; this is encoded by the coding sequence ATGTCTTCCATCTTTGAACTCTTCTCTCTTCAAAACAAAACCGCTGTCGTCATCGGCGGCACAGGCGAGCTCTGCGGTGCCATCGCCCAAGGCTATGCCAGTGCCGGGGCGGAAGTGGTCCTCGTGGGCAGGGATCCTGCCAAGGCTGAAAAACGCCTTGAAGCCATCCATGCCGCAGGTGGCCAGGGATATTTTGTCAGTGCTGATGCCTCCCGCAAATCCGACCTTCAGCTCCTGCTGGACCAGGTCCTGGAGCGCTCCGGCGGCTGCCACATCCTGGTCAATGGTGCCGGGGTGAACTCTGCCACCCCCTTCCTGGACATCCCAGAGGAGGAATACGACCGGATCATGGGCATCAACACCAAAGGCGTGTTTCTGGCCTGCCAGGTCTTTGGCAAATACTTTGTCGAAAACAAGGTGGAAGCCTCCATCATCAACCTCGGCTCCATGTCTGGACTGCTTCCCCTCAGCCGCGTCTTCACCTACAGCATGTCCAAAGGAGCCGTGCACAATCTCAGCAAGAACCTGGCCCGCGAATGGGCGCCCCTGGGCATCCGGGTGAACACCCTGGTCCCCGGCTTCTTCCCGGCGGAGCAGAATAAGAAAGTCCTCACCCCGGACCGCGTGGCCAAGATCATGGGCCACACTCCCATGAACCGCTTCGGGGCCGCCAATGAACTCGTCGGTGCCGCCCTCCTTCTCGCCGCCAATGGCGCAGGCAGCTTCCTCACCGGCCAGGAGATGGTCGTGGATGGAGGTTACAGTTCCATGACGATTTGA
- a CDS encoding glycine cleavage system protein H, with translation MSLPTVRFKHARFSARFPEAYSYSRSHYWMAPVADQPGVWRVGFTKFATRMLGELVDCEWPTKEGDVVEPGKNIGWVEGFKAASDVYSVMSGRFAGGNPYLKQDACVVRTDPYEVGWLYAVEGEPEEDHLDVHGYIEYLSGIIHRMAEEGHGEEGAGEE, from the coding sequence ATGTCCCTGCCGACCGTCCGCTTCAAACACGCCCGTTTTTCCGCCCGCTTTCCTGAGGCTTACAGCTATTCACGCTCGCATTATTGGATGGCTCCCGTGGCGGATCAGCCGGGCGTCTGGCGGGTGGGGTTTACCAAATTCGCCACCCGGATGCTGGGGGAGCTGGTGGACTGCGAATGGCCGACTAAAGAAGGCGATGTGGTTGAGCCAGGGAAAAACATCGGCTGGGTGGAGGGCTTCAAGGCCGCATCGGATGTCTATTCGGTGATGAGCGGCCGTTTTGCCGGCGGCAATCCCTATTTAAAACAGGATGCCTGTGTGGTGAGGACGGACCCGTATGAAGTGGGCTGGCTGTATGCCGTGGAAGGTGAGCCGGAGGAAGACCACCTGGATGTGCATGGGTACATCGAATACCTGTCAGGCATCATTCACCGCATGGCGGAGGAAGGCCACGGGGAAGAGGGGGCAGGGGAGGAGTAA
- a CDS encoding PQQ-binding-like beta-propeller repeat protein, which translates to MNASSFLNSIFILMASATTVAAADWPIWRGPTYDGLSTEKNWQLTGDPKVVWEAEIGLGFSSFVVSKGRVISTGHADDADTVFCLDAKTGKQVWKHVYPADLGDKYYEGGTSATPTFDGDKVYHLSRWGDLFCFEAATGKVVWEKNVQKETGANLPDWGFAGAPLVQGNLLILNVGKAGMAVEKASGKIVWKSEVDSAGYSTPYPITRDGRQLAIIGSADAYVAVDVKTGSQLWSYKWNTRYGVNAADPILSGDSLFISSGYNKGCTLLKLGSGAPEKVWENKSLKNMFNSSVLIDGHLYGIDGDQNSRAGLKCVRFSDGKEMWSENMGFGSLMAADGRLIILSAKGELIVVKAGPEKFDEESRAQILNGKCWSAPVLANGLLYARNSEGRVVCLDLNK; encoded by the coding sequence ATGAACGCCTCATCGTTTCTCAATAGCATCTTCATCCTGATGGCCAGTGCCACCACTGTGGCAGCAGCAGACTGGCCGATCTGGAGGGGGCCCACGTATGACGGCCTTTCCACCGAAAAGAACTGGCAGCTGACCGGTGATCCCAAGGTGGTTTGGGAAGCTGAGATCGGTCTTGGATTCTCCTCCTTTGTCGTGTCCAAAGGCCGTGTCATCAGCACCGGCCATGCGGATGATGCGGACACCGTTTTCTGCCTGGATGCCAAAACGGGCAAACAAGTCTGGAAGCATGTTTATCCGGCAGATTTGGGCGACAAATATTACGAAGGCGGAACTTCCGCGACGCCGACTTTTGACGGGGACAAGGTTTATCACCTCAGCCGCTGGGGAGACCTGTTTTGTTTTGAGGCTGCGACGGGAAAGGTGGTCTGGGAGAAAAATGTGCAGAAGGAGACAGGTGCCAATCTGCCCGACTGGGGATTCGCCGGTGCACCGCTGGTGCAGGGAAATCTGTTGATCCTGAATGTAGGCAAGGCCGGCATGGCGGTGGAGAAAGCCAGCGGCAAGATTGTCTGGAAGAGCGAGGTGGACAGTGCCGGTTATTCCACACCGTATCCCATTACCCGCGACGGCAGGCAGCTCGCTATCATCGGATCTGCGGATGCCTATGTGGCCGTGGATGTCAAAACCGGCAGCCAGCTCTGGTCTTATAAATGGAACACCCGTTATGGCGTCAATGCTGCAGACCCGATCCTGAGCGGCGACAGCCTGTTCATCTCCAGCGGCTATAACAAGGGCTGCACGCTGCTGAAGCTGGGTAGCGGAGCCCCGGAAAAAGTCTGGGAGAACAAGAGCCTGAAGAACATGTTTAACTCCAGCGTGCTGATTGATGGCCATCTCTACGGCATTGATGGCGACCAGAACAGCCGTGCGGGCCTGAAGTGTGTGCGCTTCAGCGATGGCAAGGAGATGTGGTCTGAGAACATGGGTTTTGGATCACTCATGGCTGCCGATGGACGGCTGATCATCCTTTCTGCCAAAGGCGAGCTGATTGTGGTCAAAGCCGGCCCGGAGAAATTTGATGAAGAGAGCCGTGCGCAGATCCTGAATGGCAAATGCTGGAGCGCCCCGGTGCTGGCCAACGGCCTGCTCTATGCGCGCAACTCCGAAGGGCGGGTGGTATGCCTGGACCTCAACAAGTAA